The proteins below are encoded in one region of Nocardioides marmorisolisilvae:
- a CDS encoding DNA recombination protein RmuC, giving the protein MEILLLVLGVAIGVVVGLVLGLLLGQRSGRDAGLVGALSARGEDQAVIRDGLDRLDERMRDLEHQRVSWQSQLRQQVDDVRHTTDSLRRETGALATALRRPHVRGQWGELHLRRCVEAAGMVAHCDFEEQVHLVGSERSLRPDLVVRLAGGRSVVVDAKTPLEAYLDALSAPDDEQVVPLQRHARQVRNHVDALSSKAYWSALPSTPEFVVMFVPSESCLSAALGADPTLIEYAATHKVVLASPTTLIALLRTVAHGWTTETVLQSTREIHELGRELHDRLSTMGGHFARLGKALSGAVDAYNGTVGSLESRVLVTARQFEDIGVTDAPLSPVPPVDRAARPLTAIELCEHRR; this is encoded by the coding sequence ATGGAGATCCTGCTGCTCGTCCTGGGTGTCGCGATCGGCGTCGTGGTCGGCCTGGTCCTGGGCCTGCTGCTCGGCCAGCGGTCCGGTCGAGACGCCGGGCTGGTCGGCGCCCTGTCGGCGCGCGGCGAGGACCAGGCCGTGATCCGCGATGGGCTCGACCGCCTCGACGAGCGAATGCGCGACCTGGAGCACCAGCGGGTCTCCTGGCAGAGCCAGCTGCGCCAACAGGTCGACGACGTGCGCCACACCACCGACTCTCTGCGGCGCGAGACCGGGGCCCTCGCGACCGCGCTGCGGCGACCACACGTGCGCGGGCAGTGGGGCGAGCTGCACCTGCGCCGCTGCGTGGAGGCGGCGGGCATGGTCGCGCACTGCGACTTCGAGGAGCAGGTGCACCTCGTCGGCAGCGAGCGCTCCCTGCGTCCCGACCTGGTCGTGCGTCTCGCCGGCGGCCGGTCGGTCGTGGTGGACGCCAAGACCCCCCTCGAGGCCTACCTCGACGCCTTGAGCGCACCCGACGACGAGCAGGTCGTGCCGCTGCAGCGGCACGCGCGACAGGTGCGCAACCACGTCGACGCGCTGTCGTCCAAGGCCTACTGGTCCGCGCTGCCGAGCACCCCCGAGTTCGTGGTGATGTTCGTGCCCTCGGAGTCCTGCCTGTCCGCCGCTCTCGGTGCCGACCCGACCCTCATCGAGTACGCCGCGACCCACAAGGTGGTGCTGGCCTCTCCGACGACCCTGATCGCGCTGCTGCGCACGGTCGCGCACGGCTGGACGACCGAGACCGTGCTGCAGTCGACCCGGGAGATCCACGAGCTCGGTCGCGAGCTGCACGACCGGCTGTCCACGATGGGCGGCCACTTCGCCCGCCTCGGCAAGGCGCTGTCCGGCGCGGTCGACGCCTACAACGGCACGGTCGGCTCCTTGGAGTCCCGAGTGCTCGTCACCGCCCGCCAGTTCGAGGACATCGGAGTCACGGACGCCCCGCTGTCGCCCGTCCCCCCGGTCGATCGCGCCGCCCGGCCGCTCACCGCCATCGAGCTGTGCGAACACCGCCGGTAG
- a CDS encoding HIT family protein — MTDCIFCKIIAGDLPATKVIEDEQTLAFMDINPGSHGHALVIPKAHSKDLTAIGPDDLAACLSTAQELARRAMENLGADGVNLINCCGAAAWQTVFHFHLHVVPRYADGPHRDGLQLPWVPAPGDPGEIADAARALSNGD, encoded by the coding sequence ATGACCGACTGCATCTTCTGCAAGATCATCGCCGGCGACTTGCCCGCCACCAAGGTCATCGAGGACGAGCAGACCCTGGCCTTCATGGACATCAACCCCGGCAGCCACGGCCACGCCCTGGTGATCCCCAAGGCCCACTCCAAGGATCTCACCGCGATCGGTCCCGATGACCTCGCCGCGTGCCTCTCGACGGCCCAGGAGCTGGCCCGGCGGGCGATGGAGAACCTCGGCGCCGACGGGGTCAACCTGATCAACTGCTGCGGGGCGGCTGCCTGGCAGACGGTCTTCCACTTCCACCTGCACGTGGTTCCCCGGTACGCCGACGGTCCGCATCGCGACGGACTCCAGCTGCCCTGGGTGCCCGCGCCCGGCGACCCCGGCGAGATCGCCGACGCCGCACGCGCCCTGTCCAACGGCGACTGA
- a CDS encoding L-threonylcarbamoyladenylate synthase, which yields MARYFDVHPVDPQPRAIDQVVAMLRDDKLIAYPTDSGYALGIQLGNREGLDRIRRVRDLDDKHHFTLVCRDFAQLGQLVHIDNAAFRAIKAATPGPYTFILPATAEVPRRLMHPKKRTVGVRIPEHRVVRAMLEQLGEPLLSSTLILPGEQEPMTEGWLIKEELDHWLDAVIDAGDVVPSPTTVVDFSGGAPEITRYGAGDASRFE from the coding sequence GTGGCGCGGTACTTCGACGTCCATCCCGTCGACCCGCAGCCGCGCGCCATCGACCAGGTCGTCGCGATGCTCCGCGACGACAAGCTGATCGCCTACCCCACCGACTCGGGCTACGCGCTGGGCATCCAGCTCGGCAACCGGGAGGGGCTCGACCGGATCAGGCGGGTCCGCGACCTCGACGACAAGCACCACTTCACCCTGGTGTGCCGGGACTTCGCCCAACTCGGTCAGCTGGTGCACATCGACAACGCCGCGTTCCGCGCGATCAAGGCCGCCACGCCCGGCCCGTACACCTTCATCCTGCCGGCGACCGCCGAGGTGCCCAGGAGGCTGATGCACCCGAAGAAGCGCACGGTCGGTGTGCGGATCCCCGAGCACCGGGTCGTGCGGGCCATGCTGGAGCAGCTCGGCGAGCCGTTGCTGTCATCGACGCTGATCCTCCCCGGCGAGCAGGAGCCGATGACCGAGGGCTGGCTGATCAAGGAGGAGCTGGATCACTGGTTGGACGCGGTGATCGACGCCGGCGACGTGGTGCCGTCGCCGACCACGGTCGTCGACTTCTCCGGCGGCGCTCCCGAGATCACCCGGTACGGCGCGGGTGACGCTTCGCGGTTCGAGTGA
- a CDS encoding 4-hydroxy-3-methylbut-2-enyl diphosphate reductase, translating into MTTDLGTPAVLSPEEADRAVLLAAPRGYCAGVDRAVITVEKALELYGAPVYVRKQIVHNKHVVAGLESRGAVFVEELDEVPEGQTVVFSAHGVSPVVHEQAKARGLKTIDATCPLVTKVHHEAKRFAGDDYDILLIGHAGHEEVEGTSGEAPDHIQLVQGPEDVPGIVVRDPEKVAWLSQTTLSVDETMATVDAIRARFPHLLDPPSDDICYATQNRQSAIKEISTDADLVIVVGSANSSNSVRLAEVALEAGAGAAYRVDDAAEIREEWLDGVRNVSVTSGASVPDDLVDGVLGFLADRGYPDARAVHTAEESLIFALPPELRRDMRAAAQAADRA; encoded by the coding sequence ATGACCACCGACCTGGGCACCCCGGCCGTCCTCAGCCCCGAGGAGGCCGATCGCGCCGTGCTCCTGGCCGCGCCGCGCGGGTACTGCGCGGGCGTGGACCGTGCGGTCATCACGGTGGAGAAGGCCCTGGAGCTGTACGGCGCGCCCGTCTACGTGCGCAAGCAGATCGTGCACAACAAGCATGTCGTGGCCGGTCTGGAGTCCCGCGGCGCGGTCTTCGTGGAGGAGCTCGACGAGGTTCCCGAGGGGCAGACGGTCGTGTTCTCCGCCCACGGCGTCTCGCCGGTGGTGCACGAGCAGGCGAAGGCCCGCGGCCTGAAGACCATCGACGCGACCTGCCCGTTGGTCACCAAGGTCCACCACGAGGCGAAGCGATTCGCCGGCGACGACTACGACATCCTGCTGATCGGCCACGCCGGGCACGAGGAGGTGGAGGGGACGTCGGGTGAGGCGCCCGACCACATCCAGCTGGTGCAGGGTCCCGAGGACGTGCCGGGCATCGTCGTGCGCGACCCCGAGAAGGTGGCCTGGCTCTCCCAGACCACCTTGTCGGTCGACGAGACGATGGCCACGGTCGACGCGATCCGGGCCCGGTTCCCGCATCTGCTGGACCCGCCCAGCGACGACATCTGCTACGCCACCCAGAACCGCCAGTCCGCGATCAAGGAGATCAGCACCGACGCGGACCTGGTGATCGTCGTCGGGTCGGCGAACTCCTCGAACTCGGTGCGGCTGGCCGAGGTGGCGCTGGAGGCCGGTGCCGGAGCGGCGTACCGCGTCGATGACGCCGCCGAGATCCGCGAGGAGTGGCTCGACGGCGTACGCAACGTGAGCGTGACCTCTGGGGCGTCGGTGCCCGACGACCTGGTCGACGGCGTGCTCGGCTTCCTCGCCGACCGCGGCTACCCCGATGCACGCGCCGTGCACACCGCCGAGGAGTCGTTGATCTTCGCGCTGCCCCCGGAGCTGCGGCGCGACATGCGTGCGGCCGCCCAGGCCGCCGACCGGGCCTGA
- the xseA gene encoding exodeoxyribonuclease VII large subunit: MALETSPEHPAPVRQINQAIGGWVERLGAVWVEGQLTQVSRRGGSGTVFMTLRDKLADISVTLTCPRAVVDSLPTALADGAQIVVHAKPSFYPNRGTLSLAVREIRLVGEGELLARLERRRRLLAEEGLFAAALKRPLPFLPAAVGLVTAHASAAERDVLENARRRWPGVRFEVKYAAMQGVNCAREVMEALAALDRDQRVDVVIVARGGGSVEDLLPFSDEALIRCVHSMTTPVVSAIGHEQDTPILDLVADLRASTPTDAAKRVVPDVAEEAQRVAQARERIRHALRTRVDRERAALDQLRSRPVLADPRTGLLDRTAEVGALRDRARRCVEHRLDRANDDLSHQLARVRALSPLATLRRGYAVLSDADGRALSSVEAVAAGQTIHVRLADGRIGATTTSVEPVPLVVPDQQEDLDE, encoded by the coding sequence GTGGCACTCGAGACCTCCCCCGAGCACCCCGCTCCGGTCCGCCAGATCAACCAGGCGATCGGGGGCTGGGTCGAGCGACTGGGTGCCGTCTGGGTGGAGGGCCAGCTCACCCAAGTGTCCCGACGCGGCGGCAGTGGCACGGTCTTCATGACCCTGCGCGACAAGCTGGCCGATATCTCGGTCACCCTCACCTGCCCACGCGCGGTGGTCGACTCGCTGCCCACAGCGCTGGCGGACGGCGCGCAGATCGTGGTCCACGCAAAGCCGTCGTTCTACCCGAACCGCGGCACCCTCTCGCTCGCCGTGCGCGAGATCCGGCTGGTCGGCGAGGGCGAGCTGCTCGCCCGGCTGGAGCGCCGCCGCCGGCTGCTGGCCGAGGAGGGTCTCTTCGCCGCCGCACTCAAACGGCCGCTCCCGTTCCTTCCGGCCGCGGTCGGCCTGGTCACCGCGCACGCGTCCGCGGCCGAGCGGGACGTGCTCGAGAACGCCCGCCGGCGCTGGCCGGGCGTCCGGTTCGAGGTGAAGTACGCCGCGATGCAGGGGGTGAACTGCGCTCGCGAGGTGATGGAGGCACTCGCCGCCCTCGACCGGGACCAGCGCGTGGACGTCGTCATCGTCGCCCGGGGCGGCGGGTCGGTCGAGGACCTGCTGCCGTTCTCCGACGAGGCGCTCATCCGGTGCGTGCACTCCATGACGACGCCCGTGGTCTCGGCGATCGGCCACGAGCAGGACACCCCGATCCTGGACCTCGTCGCCGACCTCCGTGCCTCCACGCCGACCGACGCGGCCAAGCGGGTCGTCCCAGACGTGGCGGAGGAGGCCCAGCGCGTCGCTCAGGCCCGGGAGCGGATCAGGCACGCCCTCCGCACCCGCGTGGACCGCGAGCGCGCCGCCCTCGACCAGCTGCGCAGCCGACCCGTGCTGGCCGACCCCCGCACCGGCCTGCTCGACCGCACGGCCGAGGTCGGCGCGCTGCGCGACCGCGCCCGTCGCTGCGTCGAGCACCGGCTCGACCGCGCCAACGACGACCTCAGTCACCAGCTCGCACGCGTCCGCGCGCTCTCCCCGCTGGCCACGCTGCGGCGCGGCTACGCGGTCCTCTCCGACGCGGACGGCCGGGCGCTGTCCAGCGTCGAGGCGGTCGCGGCCGGCCAGACCATCCACGTGCGCCTGGCCGACGGCCGGATCGGCGCCACCACCACGAGCGTCGAGCCGGTGCCGCTCGTCGTACCCGATCAGCAGGAGGACCTCGATGAGTGA
- a CDS encoding exodeoxyribonuclease VII small subunit: protein MSEQDLSYEEARDQLIEVVRTLEQGGTSLAESLALWEKGEELARTCQTALDGARARLDEVLGAEPEN from the coding sequence ATGAGTGAGCAGGACCTGTCCTACGAGGAGGCCCGCGACCAGCTGATCGAGGTGGTGCGCACCCTGGAGCAGGGCGGCACCAGCCTCGCGGAGTCGCTCGCGCTGTGGGAGAAGGGCGAGGAGCTGGCCCGGACCTGCCAGACCGCGCTCGACGGCGCCCGCGCCCGCCTCGACGAGGTGCTCGGCGCCGAGCCGGAGAACTGA
- a CDS encoding DUF4245 domain-containing protein, translating into MPEPAKPNRYELPVSSMVGAMLVVLAVIGAFVAWRALNRDNEGVRTPTVDYSGWVRAGRTDGRLQIVVPTPMPKGWRATSASYTAGVSPHWHLGVLTSGNEYVGIEEGIASVGSMVHQYVDPNAQHGKPVTIHGVRWQTWTDSGGDYAVVRHLKAPKGTYPETLLVVGSAAPAQVRSYAASLR; encoded by the coding sequence ATGCCCGAACCCGCGAAGCCGAACCGCTACGAGCTGCCCGTGTCCAGCATGGTCGGCGCGATGCTGGTCGTGCTCGCGGTCATCGGTGCGTTCGTCGCATGGCGGGCGCTCAACCGTGACAACGAGGGCGTTCGGACGCCGACGGTCGACTACTCGGGATGGGTCCGGGCCGGCCGCACCGACGGTCGGCTGCAGATCGTCGTACCGACCCCGATGCCGAAGGGGTGGCGCGCGACCAGCGCGTCGTACACCGCGGGCGTGAGCCCGCACTGGCATCTGGGCGTGCTCACCTCCGGCAACGAGTACGTCGGGATCGAGGAGGGCATCGCCTCGGTCGGCTCGATGGTGCACCAGTACGTCGACCCGAATGCGCAGCACGGGAAGCCGGTGACCATCCACGGCGTGCGCTGGCAGACCTGGACCGACTCGGGCGGCGACTACGCCGTGGTGCGGCACCTGAAGGCGCCGAAGGGCACCTACCCCGAGACCCTGCTCGTGGTCGGCTCGGCCGCACCCGCGCAGGTCCGCTCGTACGCCGCCTCGCTGCGCTGA
- a CDS encoding SLC13 family permease, producing MLADLVPLIALVVLLAVAYAHPRGWVEAGAGLLAAGATVATGILPRAPLESELRHLAPVVGFLVAILVVANSCRVNGVFAAVGARVGAAGDRDRMLLLVFVTATAVTVALSLDATVVLLTPVVLAATTTRFVAAELACVRLANSASLLVPVANLTNLLAMAQLHLTFGRFAVLMAPSWLVVLAIEYAALRTRHRAATRAEQPAAPGRTPLARFPVAVVALMLAGFVVTSPLHVAPAWVAAVAAVVLFVHDLVRGRGGAGSAMRSAQVPFAVYVLCLGVVVAGLGAGWFGDVLGHLVPGRNDLVGLLLVAALGAVLANVVNNLPATLLLVPLVAPLGTTALLALLIGINVGSTLTWTGSLANLLWRRTLVAERVRVPSREFHATAWLTSPPAIVAGVVVLAGWSRLIS from the coding sequence GTGCTCGCCGACCTGGTGCCCCTGATCGCACTGGTCGTGCTCCTCGCGGTGGCCTACGCGCATCCTCGGGGCTGGGTCGAGGCGGGCGCAGGGCTGCTGGCCGCCGGCGCGACCGTCGCCACCGGCATCCTCCCCCGGGCTCCGCTCGAGTCCGAGCTGCGCCACCTCGCCCCGGTGGTGGGCTTCCTGGTCGCGATCCTCGTGGTGGCGAACTCGTGCCGGGTCAACGGCGTCTTCGCCGCCGTCGGCGCCCGGGTCGGCGCTGCGGGCGACCGGGACCGGATGCTGCTGCTGGTCTTCGTCACGGCGACGGCGGTCACGGTCGCGCTCAGTCTGGACGCCACGGTCGTGCTGCTCACCCCGGTGGTGCTGGCCGCGACCACCACCCGCTTCGTCGCCGCCGAGCTCGCCTGTGTGCGGCTGGCCAACTCCGCCTCGCTGCTGGTCCCGGTCGCCAACCTGACCAACCTGCTGGCGATGGCGCAACTGCACCTGACCTTCGGTCGGTTCGCGGTGCTGATGGCGCCGTCCTGGCTGGTCGTGCTGGCCATCGAGTACGCCGCGCTCCGGACACGACACCGGGCCGCGACCCGAGCGGAGCAGCCGGCGGCCCCGGGCCGGACGCCGCTGGCCCGGTTCCCGGTGGCCGTCGTGGCTCTGATGCTGGCGGGCTTCGTGGTCACCTCGCCGCTGCACGTCGCCCCGGCGTGGGTGGCCGCCGTCGCCGCCGTCGTCCTGTTCGTCCACGATCTGGTTCGGGGACGTGGCGGCGCCGGGTCCGCGATGCGCAGTGCGCAGGTGCCGTTCGCGGTCTACGTGCTCTGCCTCGGCGTGGTGGTGGCGGGGCTCGGCGCGGGCTGGTTCGGAGACGTGCTCGGGCACCTGGTGCCCGGCCGCAACGACCTCGTCGGGCTGCTCCTTGTCGCGGCGCTCGGGGCAGTGCTGGCCAACGTGGTGAACAACCTGCCGGCCACGCTGCTGCTGGTTCCGCTGGTCGCGCCGTTGGGTACGACGGCCCTGCTGGCGCTGCTGATCGGCATCAACGTGGGGTCCACACTGACCTGGACGGGCTCGCTGGCCAACCTGCTGTGGCGCCGTACCCTCGTCGCGGAGCGGGTGAGGGTGCCGAGCCGCGAGTTCCACGCGACTGCCTGGCTGACCAGCCCGCCCGCGATCGTCGCCGGTGTCGTCGTGCTCGCCGGCTGGAGCAGGCTGATCTCCTGA
- the glpX gene encoding class II fructose-bisphosphatase: MSESLLPDSLAVDRAAPDRNLALELVRVTEAAAMAAGRWVGRGDKNGADGVAVNAMRVMIATVGMRGTVVIGEGEKDHAPMLFNGEEVGDGTGPECDVAVDPIDGTTLTAKGMANAVSVLAVSPRGSMYDPSAVFYMEKLVTGPEAADVVDIRNPIGENIHNVAKAKGTRPEDVTVVLLDRPRHAQMAEEIRATGARIKFITDGDVAGAIMAARPDTGIDLLLGVGGTPEGIIAACAMKCLDGVIQGRLWPTDDDERQRAIDAGHDLDRVLATDDLVSGDDCFFVATGITDGELMKGVRYKPRGAETHSLVMRSRSGTIRAIHSDHKLEKLSAYSHVDFEH, translated from the coding sequence ATGTCCGAGAGCCTGCTGCCTGATTCACTCGCCGTCGACCGGGCTGCGCCGGACCGGAACCTGGCCCTCGAGCTGGTCCGGGTGACCGAGGCCGCCGCGATGGCGGCCGGTCGCTGGGTCGGCCGGGGCGACAAGAACGGCGCCGACGGGGTCGCCGTGAACGCGATGAGGGTGATGATCGCGACCGTCGGGATGCGCGGCACCGTGGTGATCGGCGAGGGCGAGAAGGACCACGCCCCGATGCTGTTCAACGGCGAGGAGGTCGGCGACGGCACCGGCCCCGAGTGCGACGTCGCGGTGGACCCGATCGACGGCACGACCCTCACGGCCAAGGGGATGGCCAACGCCGTCTCGGTGCTCGCCGTGTCCCCCCGGGGCTCGATGTACGACCCCTCTGCGGTCTTCTATATGGAGAAGCTGGTCACCGGGCCCGAGGCCGCCGATGTGGTCGACATCCGCAACCCCATCGGGGAGAACATCCACAACGTCGCCAAGGCCAAGGGCACCCGTCCCGAGGACGTCACCGTGGTCCTCCTCGACCGGCCGCGGCACGCGCAGATGGCCGAGGAGATCCGCGCGACGGGGGCACGGATCAAGTTCATCACCGATGGCGACGTCGCCGGCGCGATCATGGCCGCGCGGCCCGACACCGGCATCGATCTGCTGCTCGGCGTGGGCGGCACCCCCGAGGGCATCATCGCTGCATGCGCGATGAAGTGCCTCGACGGCGTCATCCAGGGACGGCTGTGGCCCACCGACGACGACGAGCGCCAGCGCGCGATCGATGCCGGCCACGATCTCGACCGGGTGCTCGCCACCGACGACCTGGTCTCCGGCGACGACTGCTTCTTCGTCGCCACCGGGATCACCGACGGCGAGCTGATGAAGGGCGTGCGCTACAAGCCGCGGGGCGCCGAGACCCACTCCCTGGTGATGCGCTCGCGCAGCGGGACGATCCGCGCGATCCACTCCGACCACAAGCTCGAGAAGCTGTCCGCCTACTCCCACGTCGACTTCGAGCACTGA
- a CDS encoding carbohydrate kinase family protein, translating to MIVVVGESLIDVVVDPDGDVHEAVGGSALNVAVGLGRLDTPTVLITQLGNDDRGGRIIEHATTSGVELVVAPASHTATAAARLDEHGGAVYEFDLVWNLPTQELPACDALHVGALGALLEPGRTTVLDLVDQAYARGVPVSYDPNVREALIEDRDLVWRDVEALADRSSVVKLSDQDVEVLHPGADPADIARSLLRGERTDLVLLTRGANGSTAYVEGLEVTVPAPPTEVVDTVGAGDSFVAATLTVLLETSALGSYGAGLPRSEQELRRLLAAAGTAASLTCERRGAQPPTRPELPADWP from the coding sequence GTGATCGTCGTCGTCGGCGAGTCCCTGATCGACGTCGTCGTCGACCCCGATGGCGACGTCCACGAGGCGGTGGGCGGCTCAGCACTCAACGTCGCCGTCGGTCTGGGCAGGCTCGACACCCCCACGGTGCTGATCACCCAGCTCGGCAACGACGACCGCGGCGGGCGGATCATCGAGCACGCCACGACCAGCGGCGTCGAGCTGGTGGTGGCGCCCGCGTCCCACACGGCCACTGCGGCGGCCCGGCTCGACGAGCACGGCGGCGCCGTCTACGAGTTCGACCTGGTGTGGAACCTGCCCACCCAGGAGCTCCCGGCGTGCGACGCGTTGCACGTGGGCGCCCTCGGGGCTCTGCTCGAGCCGGGGCGGACGACCGTGCTCGACCTGGTCGACCAGGCCTACGCCCGTGGCGTACCGGTCAGCTACGACCCCAACGTGCGGGAGGCCCTGATCGAGGACCGCGACCTGGTCTGGCGCGATGTCGAGGCGCTCGCCGACCGCTCCAGCGTGGTGAAACTCAGCGACCAGGACGTCGAGGTGCTCCACCCCGGCGCCGACCCGGCCGACATCGCCCGCTCACTGCTCCGTGGCGAGCGCACCGATCTGGTGCTGCTGACCCGAGGTGCCAACGGCTCCACGGCGTACGTCGAAGGCCTCGAGGTGACCGTCCCCGCGCCCCCCACGGAGGTCGTGGACACGGTGGGCGCCGGTGACTCGTTCGTGGCGGCGACGCTGACGGTGCTGCTCGAGACCAGCGCCCTGGGCAGCTACGGCGCCGGACTCCCCCGCAGCGAGCAGGAGCTGCGCCGGCTGCTGGCCGCGGCCGGCACCGCGGCGTCCCTCACCTGCGAGCGGCGAGGGGCACAGCCCCCGACGCGTCCGGAGCTTCCTGCCGACTGGCCCTGA
- a CDS encoding alpha/beta fold hydrolase: MSPALGAFLQPDGYEGPRGLVALSREGSVVAEGLRMVRRARTDRRRRTARPYAGPHRRAAVDPVLLVPGFMAGDWTLRAMSRFLRAESFRTFRSEIHVNVGCTREAADRLERRVEAIAMRRGRKVTVVGHSLGGMLARGLAARRPDLIDGIVTMGSPVLAPAAVHELLVFNVGVLNRLTRAGFGGLMAEDCTSGECARLSFEESQAPLDPDIAFTAIHSRRDGIVDWRACLDPLATHVEVTSSHCGMAVDPRVMDEVLRALRDAALVRASRQEAPDASGAVPLAARR; the protein is encoded by the coding sequence GTGAGCCCGGCACTCGGCGCATTCCTGCAGCCTGACGGATATGAAGGCCCGCGCGGCCTGGTCGCGCTGTCCCGCGAGGGCAGCGTGGTGGCTGAGGGCCTCCGGATGGTACGGCGAGCCCGAACGGACCGTCGCCGGCGGACTGCCCGGCCGTACGCCGGTCCGCACCGTCGGGCGGCCGTCGACCCGGTGCTGCTGGTGCCGGGATTCATGGCCGGCGACTGGACGCTGCGAGCGATGTCGCGGTTCCTGCGGGCCGAGAGCTTCCGCACGTTCCGCTCCGAGATCCACGTGAACGTCGGGTGCACCCGCGAGGCCGCCGATCGGCTCGAGCGGCGTGTCGAGGCGATCGCGATGCGGCGCGGACGCAAGGTCACCGTGGTCGGACACAGCCTGGGTGGCATGCTCGCTCGGGGGCTGGCGGCACGTCGGCCGGATCTCATCGACGGGATCGTCACCATGGGGAGTCCGGTGCTGGCGCCCGCCGCCGTGCACGAGCTCCTGGTGTTCAACGTCGGCGTCCTCAACAGGCTGACTCGTGCCGGCTTCGGTGGCCTGATGGCCGAGGACTGCACCAGCGGGGAGTGCGCACGGCTCAGCTTCGAGGAGTCACAGGCACCGCTGGACCCGGACATCGCCTTCACCGCCATCCACTCCCGACGCGACGGGATCGTCGACTGGCGGGCCTGCCTCGACCCCCTCGCGACGCACGTCGAGGTGACCAGCAGCCATTGCGGGATGGCCGTCGACCCGCGGGTGATGGACGAGGTGCTCCGGGCGCTGCGGGACGCCGCGCTGGTCAGGGCCAGTCGGCAGGAAGCTCCGGACGCGTCGGGGGCTGTGCCCCTCGCCGCTCGCAGGTGA
- a CDS encoding alpha/beta fold hydrolase produces MAPSRPSSKDVVVSEELRAPVATGIELCYQTYGVPTDDPLLLVMGLSAPMTWWDDRLCRLLAGSGFYVVRFDNRDTGRSGRGEGRVTRADLVKAFLGLPGRPPYPLSAMADDAVGLLDHLGIDRAHVVGASMGGMIVQTMAIEHPDRVASMVSIMSTTGRRTVGWQHPALLPRMIAPRARSREAYIENALAMGTLIGSPGYPEDPEEASARAGETFDRGVSASGVLRQMVAILRQPNRSRALRSVRVPAAVIHGSADRMVHVSGGRATAAAIPEAELVVLDGMGHDLPPALYDTYVEVIRRTADRARA; encoded by the coding sequence GTGGCCCCATCCCGGCCCTCATCGAAGGACGTCGTCGTCTCCGAGGAGCTCCGCGCGCCCGTGGCGACGGGCATCGAGCTGTGCTACCAGACGTACGGCGTCCCCACCGATGACCCGCTGCTGCTGGTGATGGGGCTCAGCGCGCCGATGACCTGGTGGGACGACAGGCTGTGCCGGCTGCTGGCCGGAAGCGGCTTCTACGTGGTGCGCTTCGACAACCGTGACACCGGGCGTTCGGGACGAGGCGAGGGCCGGGTCACCCGCGCCGACCTGGTCAAGGCCTTCCTCGGCCTGCCCGGCCGACCGCCGTATCCGCTGAGCGCGATGGCCGATGACGCTGTCGGCCTGCTGGACCACCTCGGCATCGACCGTGCCCATGTGGTCGGTGCGTCGATGGGCGGGATGATCGTGCAGACCATGGCGATCGAGCATCCGGACCGGGTGGCCAGCATGGTGTCGATCATGTCCACCACGGGACGTCGGACCGTCGGCTGGCAGCACCCGGCACTGCTCCCCCGGATGATCGCCCCGCGTGCCCGCAGCCGCGAGGCCTACATCGAGAACGCGCTGGCGATGGGGACGCTGATCGGCTCACCGGGATACCCCGAGGACCCTGAGGAGGCGAGCGCCCGCGCGGGCGAGACGTTCGACCGTGGGGTCAGCGCCAGCGGCGTGCTGCGGCAGATGGTCGCGATCCTGCGGCAGCCGAACCGCAGCCGCGCACTGCGCTCGGTGCGGGTCCCGGCCGCGGTCATCCACGGGAGTGCCGACCGGATGGTGCACGTTTCCGGCGGGCGCGCGACCGCCGCGGCCATCCCGGAGGCGGAGCTGGTGGTGCTCGACGGGATGGGGCACGACCTCCCCCCGGCCCTGTACGACACCTACGTCGAGGTGATCCGGCGCACCGCGGACCGCGCGCGGGCCTGA